One window of the Chryseobacterium camelliae genome contains the following:
- a CDS encoding acyl-CoA desaturase, translating to MALFIFIIIHWYASLFFQSVFHHRYAAHNLFTMSKFWERVFYLGCFITQGSSYISAYTYGLMHRLHHAHTDQPEDPHSPHNDPNPFLMMWTTRTNYFHLYIGKTDAPEKYKKNLPDWERFDRFAHNYITRILWIGVYVGIYALLATAWWQWLFLPATIIMGSLQGMAVNWWAHKFGYENYPMSNTSKNILPVDLLFWGEAYHNNHHKHPQRPNNASRWFEWDMGFQTMRVLDKLGIIRIKA from the coding sequence ATGGCACTATTCATTTTCATCATCATACACTGGTATGCGTCGTTATTTTTTCAGTCGGTTTTTCATCACCGGTATGCGGCCCATAATCTGTTTACCATGTCGAAATTCTGGGAGCGGGTATTTTACCTGGGCTGCTTTATTACCCAGGGTTCATCCTACATCAGCGCTTACACGTACGGCCTGATGCACCGCCTGCACCATGCGCATACCGATCAGCCGGAAGATCCCCATTCGCCTCACAACGATCCTAATCCCTTCCTCATGATGTGGACCACCAGGACCAATTATTTCCACCTCTACATCGGGAAAACCGATGCACCTGAAAAGTACAAAAAGAACCTGCCGGATTGGGAACGCTTTGACCGGTTTGCCCACAACTATATCACCCGCATCCTTTGGATCGGTGTGTATGTAGGAATCTATGCTTTGCTGGCAACGGCCTGGTGGCAATGGCTGTTCCTGCCGGCCACCATCATCATGGGATCTTTACAGGGAATGGCCGTCAACTGGTGGGCCCACAAATTCGGGTACGAGAACTACCCCATGTCCAATACCTCTAAAAACATCCTCCCGGTAGATCTTCTTTTCTGGGGCGAAGCCTATCACAACAACCACCATAAGCATCCTCAAAGACCCAACAATGCCTCCCGCTGGTTTGAATGGGATATGGGATTCCAGACCATGCGGGTGCTTGACAAGCTGGGAATCATCAGGATTAAAGCATAA
- a CDS encoding NTP transferase domain-containing protein has protein sequence MIPNNLPAPTALNGLVLAGGKSSRMGIPKDTMNWHGKEQRYRVADLLAALCHDVYISCRPDQKEDIDPAYGALPDIFPDMGPLGGILSAFNVQKDVAWLVVACDMPLLDEKALDFLVRSRNPASIATTFESPVDGLPEPLVTIWEPGSYPLLLNFVHSGPASPRKFLMQHRISILKPEHPDTLVNVNTPEEADQIREMLKRNRNPE, from the coding sequence ATGATCCCCAATAACCTTCCGGCTCCAACAGCACTGAATGGCCTTGTCCTGGCCGGCGGAAAAAGCAGCCGCATGGGCATCCCCAAAGATACCATGAACTGGCATGGAAAGGAGCAGCGTTACAGGGTTGCGGACCTTTTGGCTGCGTTGTGTCATGACGTCTATATTTCGTGTCGTCCGGATCAGAAGGAAGACATTGATCCTGCCTACGGTGCATTGCCTGATATTTTCCCGGATATGGGCCCGCTTGGCGGCATCCTGTCCGCCTTCAACGTTCAGAAAGATGTCGCCTGGCTCGTAGTCGCGTGTGATATGCCTTTGCTGGATGAAAAGGCACTGGATTTCCTGGTCAGGTCCAGGAATCCAGCCAGCATAGCCACGACGTTTGAAAGTCCCGTTGATGGCTTACCGGAGCCTCTGGTGACGATCTGGGAACCCGGAAGTTATCCGCTGCTGTTGAATTTTGTTCATTCCGGACCAGCTTCACCCAGAAAGTTTCTGATGCAGCATCGCATTTCAATCCTGAAACCGGAACATCCCGATACGTTAGTGAATGTCAATACGCCCGAAGAGGCTGATCAGATCAGGGAAATGCTGAAAAGAAATAGGAATCCAGAGTGA
- a CDS encoding TetR/AcrR family transcriptional regulator, whose protein sequence is MNTKDKIIQKALMLFNDRGYTVVTTRHIAQELEISPGNLHYHFKHSEEIVSVLLTDLICKTEFLMNSFKRDSGISIPNLQHYLRSVLELFFDYRFIFINFNDVFRDVPELKSKFLEVYSKRKKQFEEIIREFQHMKIFRENLPLELLESVIAQIFIIADNYISYNRVINEFEKSEAVRYYSQIIMNLFLPLFVEKERTYYLQNYLSY, encoded by the coding sequence ATGAATACAAAGGACAAAATCATACAGAAGGCATTGATGCTTTTTAACGACAGGGGATATACTGTAGTTACCACCCGGCATATAGCCCAAGAGCTCGAAATAAGTCCCGGCAATCTGCATTATCATTTTAAACATTCCGAAGAAATTGTCAGCGTACTGTTAACTGATTTGATTTGTAAAACCGAGTTTCTGATGAATAGCTTTAAAAGGGACTCAGGAATCAGCATTCCAAACCTTCAGCATTATTTACGCTCTGTGCTTGAACTTTTTTTTGATTACAGATTCATCTTTATTAATTTCAATGATGTTTTCAGGGATGTACCGGAGCTTAAAAGTAAATTTTTGGAGGTATACAGTAAAAGAAAGAAACAGTTTGAAGAGATTATACGTGAGTTTCAGCACATGAAAATATTCCGTGAGAACCTGCCTTTAGAACTTCTTGAAAGTGTAATTGCACAAATTTTTATCATTGCTGACAATTATATTTCTTATAATAGAGTGATTAATGAATTTGAGAAGAGCGAGGCCGTCCGATATTATTCACAAATCATCATGAATCTATTTTTACCGCTTTTTGTGGAAAAAGAAAGAACATATTATCTTCAAAATTACCTTTCATATTAA